In Sander lucioperca isolate FBNREF2018 chromosome 12, SLUC_FBN_1.2, whole genome shotgun sequence, one DNA window encodes the following:
- the uckl1a gene encoding uridine-cytidine kinase-like 1a isoform X2: MTLQDCAGARISGCWSLRSDRSGSGEDSLDRLLPPTGAPRRKSTSLNTTEPPLLRTGTRTVYTAGRPPWYDEHGAQSKEAFVIGLCGGSASGKTTVANKIIEALDVPWVVLLSMDSFYKVLSSEEQTLAASNDYNFDHPGAFDFELLVATLRKLKQGRSVKIPVYDFTTHGRQKDWKNVYGASVIIFEGIMSFADKELLQLLDMKIFVDTDSDIRLVRRLRRDITERGRDIEGVIKQYNKFVKPAFEQYIEPTMRLADIVVPRGGGNMVAIDLIVQHVHSQLEERELTVRALLASAQQTQPLPQTLSVLESTPQVKGLHTIIRNKETSRDEFIFYSKRLMRLLIEHALRFLPSQPSVVQTPQGYEYEGRSYNGKGITGVSVLRAGETMEPALRAVCKDVRIGKILIQTNIDSGEPELHYLRLPKDISEDHVILMDSTVSTGAAAMMAVRVLLDHEVQEENIALVSLLMAELGVHSVAYAFPKVKIITTAVDKSLDDLLHVIPGIGDFGDRYFGTDGSDSWSDEDHEQPSC; the protein is encoded by the exons ATGACTCTGCAGGACTGCGCAGGAGCCAGAATCTCTGGCTGTTGGTCCCTGAGGTCTGACCGCAG tGGGAGTGGGGAGGACTCGTTGGACCGGCTCCTGCCCCCCACTGGGGCCCCTCGCAGGAAGAGCACCTCACTGAATACAACTGAGCCTCCTCTGCTCCGCACAGGCACGCGCACCGTCTACACCGCCGGCCGACCTCCCTGGTATGACGAGCACGGAGCGCAGTCAAAAGAGGCCTTTGTCATCG GGCTGTGTGGGGGCAGCGCCTCAGGGAAGACCACCGTGGCCAATAAGATCATTGAGGCTCTGGATGTGCCGTGGGTTGTGCTGTTGTCTATGGATTCTTTCTACAAG GTTTTATCCTCAGAGGAGCAGACTCTGGCAGCAAGTAACGACTACAACTTTGATCATCCGGGGGCATTTGACTTTGAGCTGCTGGTTGCCACCCTGCGAAAGCTGAAGCAGGGCAGGAGTGTGAAGATCCCGGTGTATGATTTCACCACACACGGAAGACAGAAAGACTGG AAAAATGTGTACGGTGCCAGTGTAATCATATTTGAAGGAATTATGTCTTTTGCAGACAAAGAGCTTCTTCAG CTCCTGGATATGAAAATCTTTGTGGACACAGACTCAGACATTCGGCTGGTGCGCCGGTTGCGCAGGGACATCACAGAACGCGGACGGGACATTGAAGGCGTCATCAAGCAATACAACAAGTTTGTGAAACCGGCCTTTGAGCAGTACATTGAGCCAACCATGAGGCTGGCTGACATTGTTGTGCCGAGAG GTGGTGGGAATATGGTGGCCATTGATCTGATAGTCCAGCATGTTCACAGCCAGCTGGAGGAA CGTGAGCTCACTGTCAG GGCGCTCCTGGCCTCCGCTCAGCAGACTCAGCCGCTGCCCCAGACGCTCAGCGTGTTGGAGAGCACGCCGCAGGTCAAAGGCCTGCACACCATCATCAG GAATAAAGAAACCAGTCGAGATGAGTTTATCTTCTACTCAAAGAGATTAATGCGTCTTCTCATAGAACATGCACTGAGGTTTCTACCATCTCAG CCGTCTGTAGTCCAGACTCCACAGGGCTATGAGTACGAGGGCCGCAGTTACAACGGGAAAGGG ATCACCGGTGTTTCGGTCCTGCGGGCGGGAGAGACCATGGAGCCCGCCCTGAGGGCCGTGTGCAAGGATGTCCGCATCGGCAAGATCCTCATCCAGACCAACATTGACTCAGGCGAACCAGAG CTGCATTACCTGCGTCTGCCCAAAGACATCAGCGAAGATCATGTCATCCTAATGGACAGCACGGTCTCCACCGGAGCTGCTGCCATGATGGCAGTACGAGTCTTATTG GATCACGAGGTGCAAGAGGAAAATATCGCCTTGGTGTCGCTGTTGATGGCGGAGCTCGGGGTTCACTCTGTGGCCTACGCCTTCCCGAAAGTCAAAATCATCACCACCGCTGTGGACAAGAGTCTGGACGACTTGTTACATGTAATTCCCGGTATCG ggGACTTTGGGGACCGGTACTTCGGGACAGACGGGTCCGACAGCTGGAGTGATGAGGACCATGAGCAGCCGtcatgctga
- the uckl1a gene encoding uridine-cytidine kinase-like 1a isoform X4, with the protein MSSRSDSGSGEDSLDRLLPPTGAPRRKSTSLNTTEPPLLRTGTRTVYTAGRPPWYDEHGAQSKEAFVIGLCGGSASGKTTVANKIIEALDVPWVVLLSMDSFYKVLSSEEQTLAASNDYNFDHPGAFDFELLVATLRKLKQGRSVKIPVYDFTTHGRQKDWKNVYGASVIIFEGIMSFADKELLQLLDMKIFVDTDSDIRLVRRLRRDITERGRDIEGVIKQYNKFVKPAFEQYIEPTMRLADIVVPRGGGNMVAIDLIVQHVHSQLEEQRELTVRALLASAQQTQPLPQTLSVLESTPQVKGLHTIIRNKETSRDEFIFYSKRLMRLLIEHALRFLPSQPSVVQTPQGYEYEGRSYNGKGITGVSVLRAGETMEPALRAVCKDVRIGKILIQTNIDSGEPELHYLRLPKDISEDHVILMDSTVSTGAAAMMAVRVLLDHEVQEENIALVSLLMAELGVHSVAYAFPKVKIITTAVDKSLDDLLHVIPGIGDFGDRYFGTDGSDSWSDEDHEQPSC; encoded by the exons ATGTCGTCCCGCTCAGACAG tGGGAGTGGGGAGGACTCGTTGGACCGGCTCCTGCCCCCCACTGGGGCCCCTCGCAGGAAGAGCACCTCACTGAATACAACTGAGCCTCCTCTGCTCCGCACAGGCACGCGCACCGTCTACACCGCCGGCCGACCTCCCTGGTATGACGAGCACGGAGCGCAGTCAAAAGAGGCCTTTGTCATCG GGCTGTGTGGGGGCAGCGCCTCAGGGAAGACCACCGTGGCCAATAAGATCATTGAGGCTCTGGATGTGCCGTGGGTTGTGCTGTTGTCTATGGATTCTTTCTACAAG GTTTTATCCTCAGAGGAGCAGACTCTGGCAGCAAGTAACGACTACAACTTTGATCATCCGGGGGCATTTGACTTTGAGCTGCTGGTTGCCACCCTGCGAAAGCTGAAGCAGGGCAGGAGTGTGAAGATCCCGGTGTATGATTTCACCACACACGGAAGACAGAAAGACTGG AAAAATGTGTACGGTGCCAGTGTAATCATATTTGAAGGAATTATGTCTTTTGCAGACAAAGAGCTTCTTCAG CTCCTGGATATGAAAATCTTTGTGGACACAGACTCAGACATTCGGCTGGTGCGCCGGTTGCGCAGGGACATCACAGAACGCGGACGGGACATTGAAGGCGTCATCAAGCAATACAACAAGTTTGTGAAACCGGCCTTTGAGCAGTACATTGAGCCAACCATGAGGCTGGCTGACATTGTTGTGCCGAGAG GTGGTGGGAATATGGTGGCCATTGATCTGATAGTCCAGCATGTTCACAGCCAGCTGGAGGAA CAGCGTGAGCTCACTGTCAG GGCGCTCCTGGCCTCCGCTCAGCAGACTCAGCCGCTGCCCCAGACGCTCAGCGTGTTGGAGAGCACGCCGCAGGTCAAAGGCCTGCACACCATCATCAG GAATAAAGAAACCAGTCGAGATGAGTTTATCTTCTACTCAAAGAGATTAATGCGTCTTCTCATAGAACATGCACTGAGGTTTCTACCATCTCAG CCGTCTGTAGTCCAGACTCCACAGGGCTATGAGTACGAGGGCCGCAGTTACAACGGGAAAGGG ATCACCGGTGTTTCGGTCCTGCGGGCGGGAGAGACCATGGAGCCCGCCCTGAGGGCCGTGTGCAAGGATGTCCGCATCGGCAAGATCCTCATCCAGACCAACATTGACTCAGGCGAACCAGAG CTGCATTACCTGCGTCTGCCCAAAGACATCAGCGAAGATCATGTCATCCTAATGGACAGCACGGTCTCCACCGGAGCTGCTGCCATGATGGCAGTACGAGTCTTATTG GATCACGAGGTGCAAGAGGAAAATATCGCCTTGGTGTCGCTGTTGATGGCGGAGCTCGGGGTTCACTCTGTGGCCTACGCCTTCCCGAAAGTCAAAATCATCACCACCGCTGTGGACAAGAGTCTGGACGACTTGTTACATGTAATTCCCGGTATCG ggGACTTTGGGGACCGGTACTTCGGGACAGACGGGTCCGACAGCTGGAGTGATGAGGACCATGAGCAGCCGtcatgctga
- the uckl1a gene encoding uridine-cytidine kinase-like 1a isoform X3 encodes MLCGSAGLCGGSASGKTTVANKIIEALDVPWVVLLSMDSFYKVLSSEEQTLAASNDYNFDHPGAFDFELLVATLRKLKQGRSVKIPVYDFTTHGRQKDWKNVYGASVIIFEGIMSFADKELLQLLDMKIFVDTDSDIRLVRRLRRDITERGRDIEGVIKQYNKFVKPAFEQYIEPTMRLADIVVPRGGGNMVAIDLIVQHVHSQLEEQRELTVRALLASAQQTQPLPQTLSVLESTPQVKGLHTIIRNKETSRDEFIFYSKRLMRLLIEHALRFLPSQPSVVQTPQGYEYEGRSYNGKGITGVSVLRAGETMEPALRAVCKDVRIGKILIQTNIDSGEPELHYLRLPKDISEDHVILMDSTVSTGAAAMMAVRVLLDHEVQEENIALVSLLMAELGVHSVAYAFPKVKIITTAVDKSLDDLLHVIPGIGDFGDRYFGTDGSDSWSDEDHEQPSC; translated from the exons atgctgtgtggatcTGCAGGGCTGTGTGGGGGCAGCGCCTCAGGGAAGACCACCGTGGCCAATAAGATCATTGAGGCTCTGGATGTGCCGTGGGTTGTGCTGTTGTCTATGGATTCTTTCTACAAG GTTTTATCCTCAGAGGAGCAGACTCTGGCAGCAAGTAACGACTACAACTTTGATCATCCGGGGGCATTTGACTTTGAGCTGCTGGTTGCCACCCTGCGAAAGCTGAAGCAGGGCAGGAGTGTGAAGATCCCGGTGTATGATTTCACCACACACGGAAGACAGAAAGACTGG AAAAATGTGTACGGTGCCAGTGTAATCATATTTGAAGGAATTATGTCTTTTGCAGACAAAGAGCTTCTTCAG CTCCTGGATATGAAAATCTTTGTGGACACAGACTCAGACATTCGGCTGGTGCGCCGGTTGCGCAGGGACATCACAGAACGCGGACGGGACATTGAAGGCGTCATCAAGCAATACAACAAGTTTGTGAAACCGGCCTTTGAGCAGTACATTGAGCCAACCATGAGGCTGGCTGACATTGTTGTGCCGAGAG GTGGTGGGAATATGGTGGCCATTGATCTGATAGTCCAGCATGTTCACAGCCAGCTGGAGGAA CAGCGTGAGCTCACTGTCAG GGCGCTCCTGGCCTCCGCTCAGCAGACTCAGCCGCTGCCCCAGACGCTCAGCGTGTTGGAGAGCACGCCGCAGGTCAAAGGCCTGCACACCATCATCAG GAATAAAGAAACCAGTCGAGATGAGTTTATCTTCTACTCAAAGAGATTAATGCGTCTTCTCATAGAACATGCACTGAGGTTTCTACCATCTCAG CCGTCTGTAGTCCAGACTCCACAGGGCTATGAGTACGAGGGCCGCAGTTACAACGGGAAAGGG ATCACCGGTGTTTCGGTCCTGCGGGCGGGAGAGACCATGGAGCCCGCCCTGAGGGCCGTGTGCAAGGATGTCCGCATCGGCAAGATCCTCATCCAGACCAACATTGACTCAGGCGAACCAGAG CTGCATTACCTGCGTCTGCCCAAAGACATCAGCGAAGATCATGTCATCCTAATGGACAGCACGGTCTCCACCGGAGCTGCTGCCATGATGGCAGTACGAGTCTTATTG GATCACGAGGTGCAAGAGGAAAATATCGCCTTGGTGTCGCTGTTGATGGCGGAGCTCGGGGTTCACTCTGTGGCCTACGCCTTCCCGAAAGTCAAAATCATCACCACCGCTGTGGACAAGAGTCTGGACGACTTGTTACATGTAATTCCCGGTATCG ggGACTTTGGGGACCGGTACTTCGGGACAGACGGGTCCGACAGCTGGAGTGATGAGGACCATGAGCAGCCGtcatgctga
- the uckl1a gene encoding uridine-cytidine kinase-like 1a isoform X1, which yields MTLQDCAGARISGCWSLRSDRSGSGEDSLDRLLPPTGAPRRKSTSLNTTEPPLLRTGTRTVYTAGRPPWYDEHGAQSKEAFVIGLCGGSASGKTTVANKIIEALDVPWVVLLSMDSFYKVLSSEEQTLAASNDYNFDHPGAFDFELLVATLRKLKQGRSVKIPVYDFTTHGRQKDWKNVYGASVIIFEGIMSFADKELLQLLDMKIFVDTDSDIRLVRRLRRDITERGRDIEGVIKQYNKFVKPAFEQYIEPTMRLADIVVPRGGGNMVAIDLIVQHVHSQLEEQRELTVRALLASAQQTQPLPQTLSVLESTPQVKGLHTIIRNKETSRDEFIFYSKRLMRLLIEHALRFLPSQPSVVQTPQGYEYEGRSYNGKGITGVSVLRAGETMEPALRAVCKDVRIGKILIQTNIDSGEPELHYLRLPKDISEDHVILMDSTVSTGAAAMMAVRVLLDHEVQEENIALVSLLMAELGVHSVAYAFPKVKIITTAVDKSLDDLLHVIPGIGDFGDRYFGTDGSDSWSDEDHEQPSC from the exons ATGACTCTGCAGGACTGCGCAGGAGCCAGAATCTCTGGCTGTTGGTCCCTGAGGTCTGACCGCAG tGGGAGTGGGGAGGACTCGTTGGACCGGCTCCTGCCCCCCACTGGGGCCCCTCGCAGGAAGAGCACCTCACTGAATACAACTGAGCCTCCTCTGCTCCGCACAGGCACGCGCACCGTCTACACCGCCGGCCGACCTCCCTGGTATGACGAGCACGGAGCGCAGTCAAAAGAGGCCTTTGTCATCG GGCTGTGTGGGGGCAGCGCCTCAGGGAAGACCACCGTGGCCAATAAGATCATTGAGGCTCTGGATGTGCCGTGGGTTGTGCTGTTGTCTATGGATTCTTTCTACAAG GTTTTATCCTCAGAGGAGCAGACTCTGGCAGCAAGTAACGACTACAACTTTGATCATCCGGGGGCATTTGACTTTGAGCTGCTGGTTGCCACCCTGCGAAAGCTGAAGCAGGGCAGGAGTGTGAAGATCCCGGTGTATGATTTCACCACACACGGAAGACAGAAAGACTGG AAAAATGTGTACGGTGCCAGTGTAATCATATTTGAAGGAATTATGTCTTTTGCAGACAAAGAGCTTCTTCAG CTCCTGGATATGAAAATCTTTGTGGACACAGACTCAGACATTCGGCTGGTGCGCCGGTTGCGCAGGGACATCACAGAACGCGGACGGGACATTGAAGGCGTCATCAAGCAATACAACAAGTTTGTGAAACCGGCCTTTGAGCAGTACATTGAGCCAACCATGAGGCTGGCTGACATTGTTGTGCCGAGAG GTGGTGGGAATATGGTGGCCATTGATCTGATAGTCCAGCATGTTCACAGCCAGCTGGAGGAA CAGCGTGAGCTCACTGTCAG GGCGCTCCTGGCCTCCGCTCAGCAGACTCAGCCGCTGCCCCAGACGCTCAGCGTGTTGGAGAGCACGCCGCAGGTCAAAGGCCTGCACACCATCATCAG GAATAAAGAAACCAGTCGAGATGAGTTTATCTTCTACTCAAAGAGATTAATGCGTCTTCTCATAGAACATGCACTGAGGTTTCTACCATCTCAG CCGTCTGTAGTCCAGACTCCACAGGGCTATGAGTACGAGGGCCGCAGTTACAACGGGAAAGGG ATCACCGGTGTTTCGGTCCTGCGGGCGGGAGAGACCATGGAGCCCGCCCTGAGGGCCGTGTGCAAGGATGTCCGCATCGGCAAGATCCTCATCCAGACCAACATTGACTCAGGCGAACCAGAG CTGCATTACCTGCGTCTGCCCAAAGACATCAGCGAAGATCATGTCATCCTAATGGACAGCACGGTCTCCACCGGAGCTGCTGCCATGATGGCAGTACGAGTCTTATTG GATCACGAGGTGCAAGAGGAAAATATCGCCTTGGTGTCGCTGTTGATGGCGGAGCTCGGGGTTCACTCTGTGGCCTACGCCTTCCCGAAAGTCAAAATCATCACCACCGCTGTGGACAAGAGTCTGGACGACTTGTTACATGTAATTCCCGGTATCG ggGACTTTGGGGACCGGTACTTCGGGACAGACGGGTCCGACAGCTGGAGTGATGAGGACCATGAGCAGCCGtcatgctga
- the si:dkey-70p6.1 gene encoding uncharacterized protein si:dkey-70p6.1 isoform X1 has product MASMQDGLNFTAPPYGKVLLLGAIAAASAFVVTILIVVLCVGCQRKGKTHNVPSEGGKHRLMDMGILRQSKLRSISKSDTEMNKMNCNGKSRQLPQIPSGTGEDGEHTYSEVGRSSSTTRTDDALYAMVGRAGQTDTPAPPAVPANTPAPPDPDGDVEGGLPEPEAQVMAPPHPPETAEYACVRKLRKADKAPQKRDSGTDMVEPPVPPPRHAPPSHPAPPPPHPHSTKLPRRNVDAFNVPAFPKHFQLHLISMTTGQTPYADEDHEMQLKVEKLEVMFMGNGEQYIWKPPEEEEMLMHQTKALGPPSAHTVENIQPAATVVAEMYSKVCKPGKKKRAVPGSPPANPGFRTLGRGDRDRDRDGGFSVVVKPQTWALQEGKAVGGPLVDHCYESIGTEECDLAYENMEGGGAWKRERPPNTCATLRPRRKKAQQPLQQQQPPPPPPTQQTPKLQHLPAKALLLPGENLYESIGDLKQGSATSSTTTIFTFNDGMEMYVTGL; this is encoded by the exons ATGGCCTCCATGCAGGACGGGCTGAACTTCACGGCTCCTCCCTACGGCAAGGTCCTGCTGCTGGGTGCTATCGCTGCTGCCTCAGCCTTTGTTGTCACCATCCTCATCGTGGTGCTCTGCGTGGGCTGCCAGAG GAAGGGGAAGACACACAATGTTCCCAGCGAGGGTGGAAAACACCGTCTCATGGACATG ggTATACTCAGGCAGTCGAAGCTGCGTTCCATCAGTAAATCAGACACTGAGATGAACAAGATGAACTGCAATGGCAAAA GCAGGCAGCTTCCCCAGATCCCCTCCGGGACTGGAGAGGACGGAGAGCACACTTACTCTGAAGTGGGCCGAAGCTCTTCCACCACACGTACTGACGATGCCCTGTACGCCATGGTAGGCAGGGCCGGGCAGACGGACACCCCGGCCCCTCCGGCAGTCCCCGCCAACACCCCGGCGCCCCCAGACCCAGACGGTGATGTGGAAGGAGGGCTACCCGAACCCGAGGCCCAGGTCATGGCTCCCCCTCACCCTCCGGAGACGGCCGAGTACGCCTGCGTCAGGAAGCTGAGGAAGGCTGACAAGGCACCCCAAAAGAGGGACAGCGGGACGGATATGGTGGAGCCGCCGGTGCCGCCTCCACGACACGCCCCGCCGTCACATCCCGCCCCTCCTCCACCACACCCCCATAGCACAAAGTTGCCCCGTAGAAACGTGGATGCCTTCAACGTCCCGGCGTTCCCAAAG CACTTTCAGCTGCATctcatctccatgacaactgggCAAACTCCATACGCTGATGAAGACCATGAGATGCAGTTGAAAGTggaaaagcta GAAGTGATGTTCATGGGCAACGGAGAGCAGTATATCTGGAAGCctccagaggaggaggagatgctCATGCACCAAACTAAAGCCCTGGGACCACCAAGTGCTCACACAGTGGAGAATATACAACCGGCTGCCACTGTG GTGGCTGAGATGTACTCCAAGGTGTGTAAAccaggaaagaagaagagagcCGTGCCGGGGTCTCCTCCAGCCAATCCTGGCTTCCGGACCTTGGGTCGTGGAGACCGGGACCGAGACCGGGACGGGGGGTTTAGTGTAGTGGTCAAACCCCAGACGTGGGCCCTTCAAGAGGGCAAAGCAGTGGGAGGGCCCCTGGTAGACCACTGCTACGAGTCCATCGGGACAGAGGAGTGCGATCTGGCCTATGAGAACATGGAAGGTGGCGGCGCCTGGAAGCGAGAGAGGCCCCCCAACACGTGTGCCACCCTGCGGCCGAGGAGGAAGAAAGCCCAGCAGCCCTTGCAGCAACAGCAGCCCCCTCCCCCGCCGCCCACACAGCAGACCCCCAAGTTACAGCACCTGCCCGCCAAAGCCCTGCTGCTGCCGGGGGAGAACCTGTATGAAAGCATCGGCGACCTGAAGCAGGGCTCCGCCACCTCCAGCACCACCACCATCTTCACTTTCAACGACGGCATGGAGATGTATGTGACAGGGCTCTGA
- the si:dkey-70p6.1 gene encoding nuclear receptor corepressor 2 isoform X2 codes for MASMQDGLNFTAPPYGKVLLLGAIAAASAFVVTILIVVLCVGCQRKGKTHNVPSEGGKHRLMDMGILRQSKLRSISKSDTEMNKMNCNGKSRQLPQIPSGTGEDGEHTYSEVGRSSSTTRTDDALYAMVGRAGQTDTPAPPAVPANTPAPPDPDGDVEGGLPEPEAQVMAPPHPPETAEYACVRKLRKADKAPQKRDSGTDMVEPPVPPPRHAPPSHPAPPPPHPHSTKLPRRNVDAFNVPAFPKEVMFMGNGEQYIWKPPEEEEMLMHQTKALGPPSAHTVENIQPAATVVAEMYSKVCKPGKKKRAVPGSPPANPGFRTLGRGDRDRDRDGGFSVVVKPQTWALQEGKAVGGPLVDHCYESIGTEECDLAYENMEGGGAWKRERPPNTCATLRPRRKKAQQPLQQQQPPPPPPTQQTPKLQHLPAKALLLPGENLYESIGDLKQGSATSSTTTIFTFNDGMEMYVTGL; via the exons ATGGCCTCCATGCAGGACGGGCTGAACTTCACGGCTCCTCCCTACGGCAAGGTCCTGCTGCTGGGTGCTATCGCTGCTGCCTCAGCCTTTGTTGTCACCATCCTCATCGTGGTGCTCTGCGTGGGCTGCCAGAG GAAGGGGAAGACACACAATGTTCCCAGCGAGGGTGGAAAACACCGTCTCATGGACATG ggTATACTCAGGCAGTCGAAGCTGCGTTCCATCAGTAAATCAGACACTGAGATGAACAAGATGAACTGCAATGGCAAAA GCAGGCAGCTTCCCCAGATCCCCTCCGGGACTGGAGAGGACGGAGAGCACACTTACTCTGAAGTGGGCCGAAGCTCTTCCACCACACGTACTGACGATGCCCTGTACGCCATGGTAGGCAGGGCCGGGCAGACGGACACCCCGGCCCCTCCGGCAGTCCCCGCCAACACCCCGGCGCCCCCAGACCCAGACGGTGATGTGGAAGGAGGGCTACCCGAACCCGAGGCCCAGGTCATGGCTCCCCCTCACCCTCCGGAGACGGCCGAGTACGCCTGCGTCAGGAAGCTGAGGAAGGCTGACAAGGCACCCCAAAAGAGGGACAGCGGGACGGATATGGTGGAGCCGCCGGTGCCGCCTCCACGACACGCCCCGCCGTCACATCCCGCCCCTCCTCCACCACACCCCCATAGCACAAAGTTGCCCCGTAGAAACGTGGATGCCTTCAACGTCCCGGCGTTCCCAAAG GAAGTGATGTTCATGGGCAACGGAGAGCAGTATATCTGGAAGCctccagaggaggaggagatgctCATGCACCAAACTAAAGCCCTGGGACCACCAAGTGCTCACACAGTGGAGAATATACAACCGGCTGCCACTGTG GTGGCTGAGATGTACTCCAAGGTGTGTAAAccaggaaagaagaagagagcCGTGCCGGGGTCTCCTCCAGCCAATCCTGGCTTCCGGACCTTGGGTCGTGGAGACCGGGACCGAGACCGGGACGGGGGGTTTAGTGTAGTGGTCAAACCCCAGACGTGGGCCCTTCAAGAGGGCAAAGCAGTGGGAGGGCCCCTGGTAGACCACTGCTACGAGTCCATCGGGACAGAGGAGTGCGATCTGGCCTATGAGAACATGGAAGGTGGCGGCGCCTGGAAGCGAGAGAGGCCCCCCAACACGTGTGCCACCCTGCGGCCGAGGAGGAAGAAAGCCCAGCAGCCCTTGCAGCAACAGCAGCCCCCTCCCCCGCCGCCCACACAGCAGACCCCCAAGTTACAGCACCTGCCCGCCAAAGCCCTGCTGCTGCCGGGGGAGAACCTGTATGAAAGCATCGGCGACCTGAAGCAGGGCTCCGCCACCTCCAGCACCACCACCATCTTCACTTTCAACGACGGCATGGAGATGTATGTGACAGGGCTCTGA